CGGGCAGCACATCCACCGCGACGCCATGCACCTGGGACAGCTCGGCGGCGGTGGCCTCCAGGCGTTCCCGGTCCCGGGCGACGAGCACCAAGTCGTTTCCACGGGAGGCCAGCTCCTTGGCGAAGGCGTTGCCGATGCCGGCGGTCGCTCCCGTGATCAATGCTCGTGCCATGGGGGCAACGCTATCCCCCCTTGCCAAGTGGTGGAAAGTACACCACCGGCGTCGTCGGGATCCAACAAAACCGGGGGATCGGGCTTGTGGCTTTCCCTGCCAGAGAGCCACTTCGTGCGCTGAAATGTCTCAAACGGGTCTGTCCGGTAAAACGGTGTGTGGGGTCCGGTGGTTTTCATTAGTGAGTGGTTCTTTTGAACCGTCTGGTGAAGGTGATCGCGAACGTGTTCAGCGCGGACTTCGCACCTCGCTACCCAGCGTGTCCGTCCTCCGCCGGTGGGGTCAAGGGACCGGGTAGCCAAGTAGAGGCATTTGAGCGCCGCTTGCTCGTTCGGGAAGTGCCCGCGCGCACTCACGGCCCTGCGGTAACGGACGTTGATCGGCACAGGTCGCGTTGGTGGTGCAGATCACCCGGCGGATCACGGGCGTCGTATTCCAGGAACGGCACGATACTGCGCCCAACTATTGCGCCAGAGCTGGATGATCGCCGGATATCGGTTCCCCACTCGGCCGCGAACTCGGCGAAACGGTCCTTCGTCGCGGCCTCGGACGGGGCCGTGTAGACCGGTTTGAGCGAGCGAACGATCGCATCCCGATGCTGCCGGCCGGCGTAACGGAAGCTGTTGCGGATCAGGATGGGCGATGCACTGCTGCACGACCGTCTTCTCCCAGGTGGTGCTGATCACCTCCAGCAGCCCTTTCATCCCGTCGCAGACAGCGACGAACACATCCTCGACACCGCGGTTCTTCAGCTCGGCGAACACCTCCCGGCCAGAACCTGGCACCCTCAGCACCATCGCCGGCGCAGATCCCTGTGGATGTCACGTTCCCCGTTCACGGTGACGCCCATCACGACATAAACGGGGTGTTGCGCACCTGCCCATCCCGGACCTTCACGTGCGAATCGCGCCGAGCGAAGATCACCGGATAGACCGGATCCAGTGGGCGGGATGCCCACTCGGCGAGCTCCCCGGTGATCCGGCTGATGCTCTCCCTTGCAAGACCTTGACCCCATGGACCTCGTCGACGTGCGCCGCGATCTCCCCGGTCGTCAGGCCCCGCGCGGTCAAACACAGCACGATCTGATCGACACCGTCCAGCCGCCGCTTGCGCTTGGGCACGATCGCCGGTTCGAACGATCCG
The sequence above is drawn from the Arachnia rubra genome and encodes:
- a CDS encoding transposase, which codes for MRNSFRYAGRQHRDAIVRSLKPVYTAPSEAATKDRFAEFAAEWGTDIRRSSSSGAIVGRSIVPFLEYDARDPPGDLHHQRDLCRSTSVTAGP
- a CDS encoding transposase; the encoded protein is MLETALDAELTEHLGHEHGGTPLGENMRNGTRAKTVLTQIGPVEIEVPRDRDGSFEPAIVPKRKRRLDGVDQIVLCLTARGLTTGEIAAHVDEVHGVKVLQGRASAGSPGSSPSGHPAHWIRSIR